A segment of the Corallococcus silvisoli genome:
CGCCTCTTGTAGACACTGTAAACATCACATGTTGTCGGTGTCAACATTCATGTTGACGCTGGAAACTTCAGGCCGTGGATGGTCAAGTCGCGCGGTCGACGGAAGGCACTTCGAGGAGGCAGGGACGGTGGCGACCCGGGGCAGGCGGAAGCAGGCGGAGGCTCCAGCGGACAAGGAGCGCTATCACCACGGGGACCTCCGTCAGGCGCTGGTGGACGCCGCGGTGGCGCTGATCGCCGAGGAGGGCTTCGGCGCGCTGTCGCTGCGGGAGGTGGCTCGGCGGGCGGGCGTCACCCACGCGGCGCCCTACCGGCACTTCGCGGACAAGGAGGCGCTGCTGGAGGCGGTGGCGCACGAAGGGTATCGCGCCATGGCGCGCGAGATGCGCGAGCGGATGGCGACGGCGGACGGCCCCCTGGAGCGGCTTCACGCGGCGGGCGTCGCCTATGTGCTGTTCGCGGTGCGCCACCCGCCGCACTTCCGGGTGATGTTCGGGCCGCACTTCACCCGCCCGCTGAAGCCGCTGCCCGCGGTGGAAGGGGAAGCGGACGCGTTCCAGTTGCTGGTGGACGCCATCGAATCCGGACAGGCCGCGGGCCTGCTTCGTCAGGGCGAGTCGCGTCCGCTGACGCTCACCGCGTGGTCCCTGGTGCACGGACTCGCGTCACTGTTCGTGGACCGGCAGCTCAACGAGTCCG
Coding sequences within it:
- a CDS encoding TetR/AcrR family transcriptional regulator → MATRGRRKQAEAPADKERYHHGDLRQALVDAAVALIAEEGFGALSLREVARRAGVTHAAPYRHFADKEALLEAVAHEGYRAMAREMRERMATADGPLERLHAAGVAYVLFAVRHPPHFRVMFGPHFTRPLKPLPAVEGEADAFQLLVDAIESGQAAGLLRQGESRPLTLTAWSLVHGLASLFVDRQLNESVQGQEVAEALARVQTRLLIEGLALPTRLQDA